The following proteins are encoded in a genomic region of Oryctolagus cuniculus chromosome 6, mOryCun1.1, whole genome shotgun sequence:
- the IL9 gene encoding interleukin-9 yields MLLATVLVSSLLFCSVAAQGCLTRAGVRDVDFLIHSLQDDPLSKCDCSTNVTGCLCLPIPSDNCTTPCFQEGLSQAANSKAHAKLSLIFNRVRRTVEALKSKCPLFSCEQPCNQTTAGTTVTFLRTLLEVFQKEART; encoded by the exons ATGCTTCTGGCCACGGTCCTTGTCTCCTCCCTCCTGTTCTGCTCCGTAGCAGCCCAGGGGTGTCTGACCCGGGCAGGGGTCAGGGATGTGGACTTCCTCATCCACAGTCTACAG GATGATCCGCTTTCAAAATGCGACTGCAGCACCAAC GTGACCGGTTGCTTGTGTCTGCCCATCCCGTCT GACAACTGCACCACGCCGTGTTTCCAGGAGGGGCTATCCCAGGCGGCCAACTCCAAGGCACACGCAAAACTCTCGCTGATTTTCAACCGCGTGAGAAGAACGGTGGAAGCCTTGAAGAGCAAGTGTCCG CTTTTCTCCTGTGAGCAGCCCTGCAACCAAACCACGGCGGGCACCACGGTGACGTTCCTGAGGACGCTCCTGGAGGTCTTCCAGAAAGAAGCAAGGACGTGA